One Manduca sexta isolate Smith_Timp_Sample1 chromosome 28, JHU_Msex_v1.0, whole genome shotgun sequence DNA window includes the following coding sequences:
- the LOC115442097 gene encoding small G protein signaling modulator 3 homolog, whose protein sequence is MDLAKSLFSSRDHVGYVGREDHERKISAALADDDPEDVIDAIRGLNIADELLPAPGGPFSALTPSMVPQDIMAKLAQPESEGHGGGLPDYRFDEFGFCVEEEDGPEQSSNKLLANAFVEDDQHRLQWEFYSKEISFSESEGKLEKTDKLHKMVKDGVPHSLRPQVWMNLCGANKKRASTEITYHDIVRASSDDGLVTSKQIEKDLVQILPNNVCFSHPTSTGVPRLRRILRALAWLYPDIGYCQGTGMIAASLLLLMEEEDAFWIMCTTVEDLLPASYYSSTLIGIQADQRVLRTLIANYLPGIDQVLNAHDIELSLITMHWFLTLYANIVHMKILLRIWDLFFLDGSIVLFKVTLAMLKIKENRFTEISNSAQIFNTLSDIPREIDDVDLLIKTIYEVCGDTLSPTLIDTHRRRHLAYLMADQGALVGNPSAVPNLPKQQLQRRQIKKNKSVIQTILFGEDSNNEDAVSKNVKQTEILVDLREAILQVARHFLALEPQLASEVQLTADYTMQSHAADRERYVNVSRSKRRRAKALLDFERRDGDELGFRKNDVIEVISSRDEHCWIGELNGLRGWFPARFVKLLDEKGVKYSRAGDDSVTEKAAHLVRGVLAPAFKRVLLHGIKRPSFLDGPCHPWLFIEEASSREVEKDFNSVYSRLVLCKTYRLDEDGKVLTPEELLYRCVQAINLSHDNAHAQMDVKLRTLICMGLNEEALHLWLEVLCSCVDVVQKWYHPWSFINSPGWVQIKCELRILSQFGFNLNPDWELPLKKDTQNQPLKEGVRDMLVKHHLFSWDL, encoded by the coding sequence ATGGATTTAGCTAAATCTTTATTTAGTTCACGCGACCATGTCGGATACGTAGGCCGGGAGGATCATGAACGAAAAATCAGTGCAGCATTAGCTGATGACGACCCAGAAGATGTGATAGATGCAATACGAGGACTTAATATCGCCGATGAACTTCTCCCGGCTCCTGGTGGGCCGTTTTCTGCTTTGACTCCAAGCATGGTACCCCAAGATATCATGGCCAAACTAGCACAACCCGAATCCGAAGGTCATGGTGGCGGCTTACCAGATTACAGATTCGATGAGTTCGGCTTCTGTGTCGAAGAAGAGGACGGGCCAGAACAGAGTTCAAATAAACTTTTGGCAAATGCATTTGTGGAAGATGATCAACATAGACTCCAATGGGAATTTTACAGCAAAGAAATAAGTTTTTCTGAAAGTGAAGGGAAACTCGAGAAGACAGATAAACTGCACAAAATGGTGAAGGATGGTGTGCCCCACTCTCTTAGGCCACAAGTATGGATGAACCTATGTGGAGCAAACAAAAAAAGGGCATCTACTGAGATCACTTATCATGATATAGTAAGGGCTTCAAGTGATGATGGTTTGGTAACAAGCAAGCAAATAGAGAAGGATTTGGTACAAATACTACCAAATAATGTGTGCTTTTCACATCCAACAAGCACTGGTGTACCAAGGCTGCGTAGAATATTAAGAGCCTTAGCCTGGCTATATCCAGATATAGGATATTGTCAGGGCACTGGAATGATAGCAGCATCACTACTGCTTCTGATGGAGGAAGAAGATGCTTTTTGGATAATGTGTACTACAGTAGAGGATCTTCTACCAGCTTCATACTATTCTTCAACTTTGATTGGTATACAGGCTGATCAGAGAGTATTGAGAACTTTAATTGCAAACTATCTGCCAGGTATTGATCAGGTTTTAAACGCACATGACATTGAGCTGTCTCTCATTACCATGCATTGGTTTCTGACATTATATGCTAATATTGttcatatgaaaattttacttagaatttggGATCTCTTTTTTCTAGATggttcaatagttttatttaaagttacaCTAGCTATGTTAAAGATTAAAGAGAACAGATTTACTGAGATATCTAATTCAGCTCAGATTTTTAATACACTCTCAGATATTCCGCGGGAAATAGATGATGTTgatttacttattaaaactatttatgaagTTTGTGGAGATACTCTTAGTCCCACTTTAATTGACACGCATAGGAGGAGGCATTTGGCTTACTTGATGGCTGACCAAGGTGCACTTGTTGGTAATCCCAGTGCTGTGCCCAACTTACCCAAACAACAACTTCAAAGGCGCcagataaagaaaaacaaatctGTTATACAGACAATATTATTTGGAGAAGATAGCAACAATGAAGATGCAGTTTCTAAAAATGTGAAGCAAACGGAAATTCTAGTTGATCTTAGAGAAGCTATACTTCAAGTTGCCAGACACTTTTTGGCTCTAGAGCCACAATTGGCATCTGAAGTTCAATTAACAGCAGACTACACAATGCAAAGCCATGCAGCAGACCGGGAAAGATATGTCAATGTTTCACGGAGTAAGAGACGTAGAGCTAAGGCTCTTTTAGATTTTGAGAGAAGAGATGGTGATGAACTAGGATTCAGAAAAAATGATGTAATTGAAGTGATCAGCTCAAGAGACGAACACTGCTGGATTGGAGAGTTGAATGGTTTGAGAGGTTGGTTTCCAGCAAGATTTGTCAAACTTTTGGATGAGAAGGGAGTAAAATACAGCAGAGCTGGTGATGATTCTGTGACAGAAAAAGCAGCTCATCTTGTAAGAGGGGTGTTAGCACCTGCATTCAAGAGAGTCCTCTTGCATGGTATCAAAAGACCAAGTTTCCTTGATGGACCTTGTCATCCATGGTTGTTTATAGAAGAGGCTTCATCAAGGGAAGtggaaaaagattttaattctGTGTACAGTCGTTTGGTCTTGTGCAAGACATACCGTTTGGATGAGGATGGTAAAGTTCTCACTCCAGAGGAACTGTTATACAGATGTGTACAGGCCATTAATTTGTCACATGATAATGCTCATGCACAAATGGATGTTAAATTACGTACACTTATTTGTATGGGATTAAATGAAGAGGCTCTGCACTTATGGTTGGAAGTCTTATGTTCTTGTGTGGATGTTGTACAAAAATGGTATCATCCATGGTCATTCATAAATTCCCCTGGATGGgttcaaataaaatgtgaattaaGAATCCTTTCCCAATTTGGATTTAATTTAAACCCTGATTGGGAATTACCCCTTAAGAAGGATACACAAAATCAGCCCTTAAAGGAGGGTGTGAGAGATATGCTAGTAAAACATCATTTATTTTCATGGGATTTGTAG